The genomic stretch CATGATGGGCTCTGGAAGCTGAGGGAAACACAAAAATACCAAATAAGGATGTGACGAATGACTTTGGAGAATGTATAACGAGGATATGAGAGCCACTGCTAACAAAGAAGGCAACTTATTCATAGGGAACAGTTAAAGGATGGGTTCTTTCAAAATGtaagtattattaaatgtaatataaaaaaaaaaaagtaaaaaattataaatatttagaatttgtgaatgaaaaaaaaaaaaaattatattaatataactaaataaaaaatccagTACAAAACACTATTCTATAAATTAGTTACATTGATTCTAAGTGTTTTAATACAATAAAGTACaccttttttaattgaaaataaatgttattagtaAAATCATTCCTggtataatgaaataaaatctaaaaatttaattatattaatacatttggGGAAACTAAAATTCTTATTGtgttatacataaatatttatatgcagCATTCCGTTATATTAAAAGTGGATTATATTACTAGACTTGTAAACATTTAGTTGGtcaaaatgcaaaattatattttcaatgataataaaatgttcataattgcatataatatacaaacagtaaaaaaagaaaaagttatttgGGTGTACCCTACAAAAgcaaatttgatatattttatagatagatagattatatcTGAACATATCTATATAAATCATTTAGATggagctaatttttttttataaaattaacaaataatttgattaattgaGTAAGCCAAAAATACTAATTTGTCAgttttattaaacatttgaatatacaaaaaaaaattatataataaaatttttattttttgtatattatatatatatatatatatatacacacacacatacatagatgtatatatgtgtgttacatatttgataagaaaaaaaatagataaaatccaCCATATTACATAAAATGATCTTATACAAGTGTGCTGATGTGGTGGTGGCTCACCTGTCGCAGGTAAAGCTTCAGTACGTTACTGATGTCGTGTGGTGAGGACTGGGACAGCTCCACCAGCTCTTTGCCGTTCTCAAACGCCTGACACAGCTTCTCCACCCGCGTCTTCACCCCATTCACTCGATAAATACCCTGACAGCCAAGAACACCATCAGAACCAGCTTACAGTGCCATCGTCCGAGATCAGCTGGATCGGACCAGACGCTTACATACCTTCATCCTCAAAGCTCTTCTCTCGATCTCACCGATGCACTTCTTGATGATGAAGGGGATGCCGTCGGGACTGTTGCCGGACACCTGCGAGAAATCCTGCCCGAACAGCTGAAGTCGACCCTGGAGCTTCTTGTGGCCACACTGAATGGCCAAAGTCTCCAAGCAGCGTTTGTGACAGGCCAGGAAACACTGCAAAGAGCAAATCACACTCGAAACTGCCGCTTGATATCAAACACAAGGCCAAAACAAAGCCGACGCGACCTCACCTCCTCACACTCGGCTCCCTGGAAATAAACGTAGCTGTCGCATTCTCTGCATTTGGACGGGGAGCGCAGTTTACGCAGTTTGTGCGTCTGAGCAGCTTTCGACAGCCCCACGTTTCGGAACGGCCCGGTGGGAACCACAATCTCAGGCTCGATGCCGTTTATGTCTGCAAAATGTTGAACAGAAAGTGAGAAACTAGATGACAGggacagatgagaaagaaaaacagcagCATTTTTTCATCTCACTTGGTGCTTCAAAGGAAGTAACATTTGAGTCCTTCTCATCTGCGTCTTCGTTTGATGACATGGTTCCTGTAGATGACGTTCGGGCCATTTTACTTATGTCACCTACGAAATAAAGAAATGATGTATTAtagtaaatgtttacatttagtatGTTAAGTCATGGTAGGAAACCGTACCAGTGCTGGTAGTCGGGGATCCCAGGCCGCTTCCTCCTCCCACACTGTCTGTGTCGCTCACTGTGGAGCCCCAGGATTTGTGGGTCATGTGACCTCGAGCTGACAATTAAAACAATTCAGAATTATTTGCAGAACTCTCTTACATATTCAAACATACCCAAAAAGCACCTTCTGAAAGCCTCGAACATCTAGAAATAAAAACCTTCATACTATACAAGACAAGACCTCATTTGCATACACTTATTAGATCatgtttataaattatatttaaatgcacatttaaatttgCATACACTTATTAGATCatgtttataaattatatttaaatgcacatttaaatttgCATACACTTATTAGATcatgtttataaattatttttaaatgcacatttaaatttgCATACACTTATTAGATCatgtttataaattatatttaaatgcacatttaaatttcCATACACTTATTAGATCAtgcttataaattatatttaaatgcacatttaaatttgCATACACTTATTAGATCatgtttataaattgtatttaaatgcacatttaaatttgCATACACTTATTAGATCatgtttataaattgtatttaaatgcacatttaaatttgCATACACTTATTAGATCatgtttataaattgtatttaaatgcacatttaaatttgCATACACTTATTAGATCatgtttataaattgtatttaaattcacatttaaatttgCATACACTTATTAGATCatgtttataaattgtatttaaatgcacatttaaatttgCATACACTTATTAGATCatgtttataaattgtatttaaatgcacatttaaatttgCATACACTTATTAGATCatgtttataaattatatttaaatgcacatttaaatttgCATGCATGTCATCTAATCATTAAACTCATATCATCTAATATCAGAAtgatgtattaattaaaatacaaattattactgtattaatataattcaaatgtaatataataaaatatataaattgaataaaattaattaaccTTACTTgattaataaaacttaaatgaaTTTGACATGTATTAATCAGCTGATTTAAGTTTCATATAACAGACCTGAAAAAAAGccctattaaaatattaataaacttgTTATTTGGACCCCCCcaaattaataatcataattgcttatatgcattaataataaaaataaaaataatataaaaatgaaacgtTTATATATTGGATTGTATAACACATACCTCTCTTCGGTTCATCTTTCTGAGAGGCGCTTGTGTCTCCGGTTTCTCCGGCGGTGGGCGGGGCTTCAGCACTGCTATGAGCTTCAGTGTTAGCGCTGTCAGAACGAGCTCTGGCTGACGGCCTGAATTCAGGAGAATACTTACTGTAATATTCACATCCACTTCCAtgacactctgtgtgtgtgtgtgtgtgtgtgtgcgaaagCAAAGGAGTGTTTCTTACTGGCTAGAGGAGACACAGTAGGCCTCAAACTCGTAATGCGTCTCGGGCTCTTCGCTCATCTGGAGGTCTTTGACGTGCGTGCCGTACTGCTGTCCCGGGTCGTACAGTTTACTGCTCTCACACAGCGTCTGATAGTGCACCGGCAGCGCTACCGTCTGCATGTGCATGATCTGGTAGTAGGAAATTGTGGCCTGGAAAGGATTTCACATGTTTAAGACGGCTCAAACTGGATTTGGATTTGTAGTTTTCTTGGTGTTTtttccagcatttatttgatgctATTAATCCAAGTAATGCATGACTGGTTGTTCGCCCAGATATACACGTAATACTACTGAAAAACAACTTGAAGTCTCATGCACAACACATTGAGCTCTACCAATACCAGAGTTTAAAATTAACTTTATGCCTTGAGGAAAATTGGCTAGACATAAATATTTCTTACCAGCCATGATTACTATTTGaaggaaacatttaaaaattatgctctttttttttttttttacaatacttttGTCAGTACAATGCTTTCAAAAATGTCTTTGAATATATTTGCTGTCCATGTTAATATAGCAAATAGAAGTTAAGTTATAGAAACTGCATtttgaaataattgtaaaaaaaaaaacattttttccatATTTCTCAATATAACTCTTTGAAaatatccttaaaaatatttgcagCATTACAAAAGGTCCTTAAATATATttgctgtaatatatatattatgtgtgtgctttaaatatatttgcgacctttaaaaatattcttaaatacatttactgtataaaaaaatagacTATATTaatgagagatatatatatacacacacacacacttcaactgATTATTGTGCCACAATCCTGTGTGAAATACCCTTTGTAATAAACTAAACTCAAAACTTCAGGACCTATTTTTGCTCCTCAATTtcatttgtgaaatgtttttttaatgaagacCTAAAGTTAAGACTAATAAGAAGATTAATCGAATCTAGCAGATTCTAGACCTGAATATGTATCTAGCGCGTGTTTACCGAGCGGATGGTCTGGTCGGTCTGTTTGATGACCTCTTGGATCTGCCGCAGGACGGTGACCTTCATGTGCTCCAGCTCCTGGTGTTGTGTGGTGGCGTCTGCGATACACGTCCGGTACGTGGCCTCGGCCTCCTCAGCCtgagagaaacacacaaacacgacCTGCTGAGACACTCCGCATGCGTACTGTAGCGGTTCCTACGGTCTCTTAAGTGGCATGAGAGAGATGCATTGTGGGAGTGCGGAGTCTGACCTTGTTGCGGGCCTCTTCCTCCAGCCGTTTCTTCTTGTCTACTGTTTTGGTGGTGGAGCTGCCGCCCTCCTCCTCGGCCCTGTTAGCCGCCGTCCTGGCCTTGTCGTACTCCTCGCAGCGGGTCATGTAGACCTGCTTAGCCCTGCGCAGGTTAGCCTCACACTCCATCtgtgttcaaacacacacacacacacacagcaacccTTACAGACCTGCACATCTCATCCTGGCTGGTGTTTTTAAGTGTTTCGGTGGCTCAGAAGATCCAGAAACAAACGTTACCAGTTTTCTCTTGGCCTTCAGCCAGTGTTCCTTGATCTCCTTGCGTTTCTTCTCGTGCTCTTGTTTGCGGAGCAGCAGAGGCTGTGGAGGAACACAAAGCACATCACTCTTCACGGCTAAATACTGCATCCGGCTTCAAGATATTACAACTATGGCTGAACAATTAGTATTGTaatttaagtaatatatatatatttttacatatattgatGGAGGAAAGAAAttaagaggaggaggaagaaataaacattttaaagtcacaactatcatcattattattagtttgaataataaaatgcgttattacaaatattatatacacacacacacacacaaaaacaactaCTTCTAAAAGCTTTACACGATCTTTGCAAAACAAAgtataacattaatttaattgcCATATATTTAATCGATTTAATTTGCATCGATCATAACATtgattattatagtattattaatagTTGTTACTAAGGTTTCTTGCAGAACATTtatcaacagattttttttattcatttcaacTTATTCTTATTGTGATTATGAtagtattatacattttattttattactactactagaacTTTAAAGATTCTTGCAAAATCTATTTAACaaataagtgtatttttaataaccattttattattaaacttagattaaaataaagttattaccattttattataaattgtttctgataaaaataaactttaaaaaggtTTATCAcagcacaattaaaaataatatttttataatacatttacattaattataatttattcttattgtgattattatattataaattgtattgttgctaatacatttaatttatgttgataacttgttactgtaatttttatagtattcatattattgttaataataatagtaattattaatgttgttaatattaataattattagtacTATTAATATTATGATTATAAATTGTATGGTTGTTgcttataataataatgctaataatgctaataataataataatagacaacATACATAActtgttaaaaataatttctattaGTATTATTAAGAGGACAGAAGGTGGCCATGTTGGTGCTGTACCATGATGAAGGTCTGGTTCTGCAGGGTGGAGGCCGCCTGGTGCATCCCAGCTCCCTGCTCCAGGTCCTGCTCCAGAGCCAGAGAGTAGATGGAGAAGAAGGGCATGTGTGGCTGATGGACACAAAGAGAGACGGATGAGGAGGAGAACAAACCAATCCTGAAGACCCTAGGGGATTTGAGCGAGGTCTGTTCTCACCTGTATGATGGTCTGTTTACAAGACTGATAGATCCTTTGTAAGCCCTTGGAGAACTCCAGCTCTATACAAACATTAATGACAAGATGCAAAGGAAGTAAAGCAAAAATAAGGTAAGTAGCTACCAGTCACAATTTAGAATCAGAAATATGTTTTCTCCAAAAATACACACTTTTTCACTCTCTCATATAACACTTCAGATCACTAAAGCCACATGCGATCCTACCTAGCGCAAGCTTCCTCTCAATGTAGCCGATCAGATCCTTCATGTATTTGGAGATGGTTTTAGCGTAGGTCAGAGCCGAGTCCACACCTCCTTCACTGCGCTGCAGGATAATGTCCACCTCTTCAGCGCTCATCACTGCCAGCGTGCATACCAACACAATTCATTTCAATCACTTCAGACAACAACAAAACGTTTGTAATAACAACCATAAAAAGAtacaattatttgtttgtttcgcAGGAGACTTGTGTTctgtaataataattgtatttatttaatgcatgcatgcatgtatgtataagaGATCTATACAAAATCTCCTGGAGAACATGCACTTAAAattatgaatcattttttttttattatcactacTAATAGTACTAATTAATTATTCTTTAATACATTAATGCGTGtttaaaatgcatgctttttaaaatcattttaggaGATTTTGTAGAGATCTGAAATCAACtggattaattatattatttcagctaaaaaaaaagcttttttttttatatatataaaaaaatcttcaaaagtgtctatatataaaaaaaaaaatctatatcagTGCATTCCTACTtgctttactgtatttctgaatttGTCAATATGTACCCAGCTCAGAAGAATCGCTCCTTGTGTGTAAACAATCATGCCCCGAGAGGTTCTCCATAGACTGAACATTCAAAgagaacaaacacacagatatgtatcacacacacatatttcataCATGTTCCATTTGAGTCTTATTTCACGAGGACAACTGCGTCACAGACCAGTGACACTAATCACAGAACGCCACTTTCAGGAAGTCAAAGCCCTGCTGCCGACATCCGCTCAGCTCAGAGACTGACACTCACTTACCCTGCTCTTCTCCG from Carassius gibelio isolate Cgi1373 ecotype wild population from Czech Republic chromosome A22, carGib1.2-hapl.c, whole genome shotgun sequence encodes the following:
- the arhgap45b gene encoding rho GTPase-activating protein 45 isoform X2, with the translated sequence MFSKRTKELIKTHSMSKKSRTGSSPSSLNSPSLSALQEQPRKDAVDSASSSHTSSSQSPPVLDVSSSCPGTPLAQHTKLVGGPSPMGTLKRPTSLSRNPSAAGFPIQSWVFSKGAGKSVISQSPSPETPETAVAIEVEDIPSLLRIVERFAKAVEKLKDVVLEDKQENRRPLAHEFLGEVLRILRQVISMYPLLNTVETLTAAGKLISQVKGYHYEVCNEADKKDFEKAIETIAVAFSSNVSELLMGEVDSSTLLSVMPSEKSRSMENLSGHDCLHTRSDSSELVMSAEEVDIILQRSEGGVDSALTYAKTISKYMKDLIGYIERKLALELEFSKGLQRIYQSCKQTIIQPHMPFFSIYSLALEQDLEQGAGMHQAASTLQNQTFIMPLLLRKQEHEKKRKEIKEHWLKAKRKLMECEANLRRAKQVYMTRCEEYDKARTAANRAEEEGGSSTTKTVDKKKRLEEEARNKAEEAEATYRTCIADATTQHQELEHMKVTVLRQIQEVIKQTDQTIRSATISYYQIMHMQTVALPVHYQTLCESSKLYDPGQQYGTHVKDLQMSEEPETHYEFEAYCVSSSQPSARARSDSANTEAHSSAEAPPTAGETGDTSASQKDEPKRARGHMTHKSWGSTVSDTDSVGGGSGLGSPTTSTGDISKMARTSSTGTMSSNEDADEKDSNVTSFEAPNINGIEPEIVVPTGPFRNVGLSKAAQTHKLRKLRSPSKCRECDSYVYFQGAECEECFLACHKRCLETLAIQCGHKKLQGRLQLFGQDFSQVSGNSPDGIPFIIKKCIGEIERRALRMKGIYRVNGVKTRVEKLCQAFENGKELVELSQSSPHDISNVLKLYLRQLPEPIMPFRLYNSLMGLAKESLTIVGPEGAETGKGPDLVDLGPETDPELLALVDRLKNLLKELPKQNTATLCYIARHLRRIAELEDDNKMSPSNLGIVFGPSLMRPRPSGATVSLSSLVDYPYQARIVETLIVFYPSIFHSDSSRPACSSTPRTLSLQKESSIDEEHCSNDEQGGTDEPGAVESDKLEGHESSTGTPGSLEHSLDSDSDADEERGRGELQPPSPTEQALDSPTETQMKLPVLLVTLQCPSSSNKSDPPAIPESEPPELDDAEATSSLAALNINQE
- the arhgap45b gene encoding rho GTPase-activating protein 45 isoform X1, producing the protein MLKRGSSSKSYSPYATSQRVKKSSSKTKLDILPNRPNVWLKQLSALQEQPRKDAVDSASSSHTSSSQSPPVLDVSSSCPGTPLAQHTKLVGGPSPMGTLKRPTSLSRNPSAAGFPIQSWVFSKGAGKSVISQSPSPETPETAVAIEVEDIPSLLRIVERFAKAVEKLKDVVLEDKQENRRPLAHEFLGEVLRILRQVISMYPLLNTVETLTAAGKLISQVKGYHYEVCNEADKKDFEKAIETIAVAFSSNVSELLMGEVDSSTLLSVMPSEKSRSMENLSGHDCLHTRSDSSELVMSAEEVDIILQRSEGGVDSALTYAKTISKYMKDLIGYIERKLALELEFSKGLQRIYQSCKQTIIQPHMPFFSIYSLALEQDLEQGAGMHQAASTLQNQTFIMPLLLRKQEHEKKRKEIKEHWLKAKRKLMECEANLRRAKQVYMTRCEEYDKARTAANRAEEEGGSSTTKTVDKKKRLEEEARNKAEEAEATYRTCIADATTQHQELEHMKVTVLRQIQEVIKQTDQTIRSATISYYQIMHMQTVALPVHYQTLCESSKLYDPGQQYGTHVKDLQMSEEPETHYEFEAYCVSSSQPSARARSDSANTEAHSSAEAPPTAGETGDTSASQKDEPKRARGHMTHKSWGSTVSDTDSVGGGSGLGSPTTSTGDISKMARTSSTGTMSSNEDADEKDSNVTSFEAPNINGIEPEIVVPTGPFRNVGLSKAAQTHKLRKLRSPSKCRECDSYVYFQGAECEECFLACHKRCLETLAIQCGHKKLQGRLQLFGQDFSQVSGNSPDGIPFIIKKCIGEIERRALRMKGIYRVNGVKTRVEKLCQAFENGKELVELSQSSPHDISNVLKLYLRQLPEPIMPFRLYNSLMGLAKESLTIVGPEGAETGKGPDLVDLGPETDPELLALVDRLKNLLKELPKQNTATLCYIARHLRRIAELEDDNKMSPSNLGIVFGPSLMRPRPSGATVSLSSLVDYPYQARIVETLIVFYPSIFHSDSSRPACSSTPRTLSLQKESSIDEEHCSNDEQGGTDEPGAVESDKLEGHESSTGTPGSLEHSLDSDSDADEERGRGELQPPSPTEQALDSPTETQMKLPVLLVTLQCPSSSNKSDPPAIPESEPPELDDAEATSSLAALNINQE